One genomic window of Maribacter aquivivus includes the following:
- a CDS encoding DUF5687 family protein, which produces MFKRFSSLQWKSFFRSSNLGKSLGIKIVMGFFGVYMLLSLAATGAGMYFILKEVFPDQSPMWSISQYFIYWILIELLLRYFMQKLPVMDIKPFLTTPVKKSTIAHYILGRSAASIYNLLTLFFVVPFAIVLLVNGYPAVNVLLWIVGIMGIILSINYVNLLVNKNDKVLIGIGSILALGYGLDYFGVFSIKEFFAPVFHALYAYPITVLIPIALAGIIYYVNFKYLRDKIYLDAKLQSKSVEANTSDMSWTKRFGEMGSFLQLDLKMIWRNKRTKSQVFISLLFVFYGLVFYTVEAYSSMMPMKAFVGVFMTGIFLSNFGQFIPAWDSSYYSMMMSQNIPMRKYLESKVILITVSVVGMFLLTIPYVYFGWEALAINFGCALYNLGVNIPVILYFGSFNKKRIELDQSPFGNMQGASATQFLVMLPVMVVPIIIFSIFYYIFNIEVAVGVLSVLGIIGFAMKNYLLGLITEQYKKKKYGMIAGFKEKAS; this is translated from the coding sequence ATGTTTAAACGTTTTTCTTCCTTACAATGGAAATCCTTTTTCAGGTCTTCTAACCTTGGTAAAAGTCTGGGGATAAAAATAGTAATGGGCTTTTTTGGCGTATATATGCTTTTATCACTTGCTGCTACAGGTGCAGGAATGTACTTTATCTTAAAAGAAGTATTTCCAGATCAGAGCCCTATGTGGAGCATTAGTCAATATTTCATTTACTGGATTTTAATTGAATTATTGTTACGATACTTCATGCAGAAATTACCGGTTATGGATATAAAACCATTCTTGACTACACCGGTTAAGAAAAGCACCATCGCACATTATATATTGGGAAGATCGGCGGCATCTATATATAATTTATTGACGCTATTCTTTGTCGTACCCTTTGCAATTGTTTTATTGGTTAATGGTTACCCTGCAGTAAATGTTTTATTATGGATAGTGGGTATCATGGGTATTATACTTAGTATTAATTATGTTAACCTGCTTGTAAATAAGAATGATAAAGTTCTTATTGGCATAGGAAGTATTCTTGCCTTGGGTTACGGATTGGATTATTTTGGAGTGTTCTCTATAAAAGAGTTTTTTGCACCTGTTTTTCATGCGCTCTATGCATATCCAATTACGGTATTGATTCCGATTGCTTTAGCAGGAATTATATATTATGTCAATTTTAAATACCTACGAGATAAGATTTATCTAGATGCTAAGCTTCAATCGAAATCAGTAGAGGCAAATACTTCAGATATGTCTTGGACAAAGCGTTTTGGAGAAATGGGTTCTTTCTTGCAACTTGATTTAAAAATGATTTGGAGAAATAAACGAACCAAGTCTCAAGTATTTATTTCCTTACTTTTTGTTTTTTATGGCTTGGTGTTCTATACCGTGGAAGCCTATAGTAGTATGATGCCAATGAAAGCATTTGTTGGTGTATTTATGACAGGAATTTTCTTAAGTAATTTTGGTCAATTTATACCAGCTTGGGATAGTAGCTATTATAGTATGATGATGTCGCAAAACATACCAATGCGAAAGTATTTAGAATCTAAAGTTATTTTAATTACTGTAAGTGTTGTGGGTATGTTTTTATTGACGATACCCTATGTTTACTTCGGTTGGGAGGCTTTAGCTATTAATTTTGGTTGCGCATTGTATAATCTAGGAGTAAATATACCGGTCATTTTATATTTTGGTTCATTCAACAAAAAAAGAATCGAATTAGACCAGAGTCCGTTTGGTAACATGCAGGGCGCAAGTGCTACTCAGTTTCTGGTAATGCTTCCGGTAATGGTGGTTCCTATAATTATCTTTTCCATCTTTTATTACATCTTTAATATAGAAGTTGCAGTCGGAGTATTATCGGTTTTAGGAATCATTGGTTTTGCCATGAAAAACTACTTACTTGGATTAATTACGGAGCAGTACAAGAAAAAGAAATACGGAATGATCGCTGGTTTTAAAGAGAAAGCTAGTTAA
- a CDS encoding ABC transporter ATP-binding protein, with protein MITIENLSKIYGSQKVLNIESLNIPTGQSFGLVGNNGAGKTTLFSLLLDLIQPTTGHIINNDVQVNTSEDWKPFTSSFIDETFLIGYLTPEEYFYFIGDLRGQNKADVDALLAQYQDFFHGEILGQKKYLRDLSKGNQKKAGIVASFIGNPKVVILDEPFANLDPTTQIRLKQIIKELAEQKDVTVLVSSHDLIHVTEVCERIVVLNKGEVVKDIETSAETLKELEVFFGAESAQVVVE; from the coding sequence ATGATTACAATAGAAAATTTATCAAAAATATACGGTTCACAAAAAGTCCTTAATATTGAATCTTTAAATATACCAACAGGACAAAGCTTTGGTTTAGTAGGTAACAACGGTGCAGGTAAGACAACATTATTTAGTTTGCTGCTTGATCTAATACAACCTACTACTGGTCATATCATTAATAATGATGTTCAAGTAAACACCAGTGAAGATTGGAAACCGTTTACTTCATCGTTTATAGATGAAACGTTTTTAATTGGATATCTGACTCCCGAAGAGTATTTCTACTTTATAGGTGATCTTCGTGGTCAAAATAAAGCAGATGTAGATGCATTATTGGCACAGTATCAAGATTTTTTCCATGGCGAAATTTTAGGTCAAAAGAAGTACTTGCGAGATTTATCTAAAGGGAATCAGAAGAAAGCTGGTATTGTAGCTTCATTTATTGGGAACCCTAAAGTGGTTATTTTAGACGAGCCTTTTGCAAATTTGGATCCAACCACTCAAATTCGTTTAAAGCAAATTATTAAAGAATTGGCCGAACAAAAAGACGTAACCGTTTTAGTCTCTAGTCACGATTTAATTCACGTGACAGAAGTTTGCGAACGTATTGTTGTTCTGAATAAAGGTGAGGTGGTTAAAGACATAGAAACATCTGCTGAAACATTGAAAGAACTAGAGGTTTTCTTTGGTGCGGAGAGCGCACAGGTAGTTGTGGAATAA
- the porW gene encoding type IX secretion system periplasmic lipoprotein PorW/SprE, with translation MLFNACSVKKDKFVNRNWHALNTKYNTLYNGNIAFEQGRETLNDTYQDDYFDILPIERLEVSGEIKLDSEDNNPNFLIAEEKATKAIQRHSMDIKDEERNPQIDEAFLLLGKARYFDERYIPALESFNYILNKYSESDKLNEASIWREKVNIRLENDDLAIKNLKRLMKYERLKDQEYADARAMMAQAFINLNAPDTAVQNLKIASHYTTKNPEKGRYYYIIGQLYNQLGFKDSANYAFDKVIELNRKSPRVYMINAEIEKLKNTEVTAENKEEVLEYLTKLELNRENRPFLDGIYRQLAEFHLKQESDSLALLYFNKSLRASQNKPKLNALNYENLAEYNFDESVYKPAGAYYDSVLTNLNENTKKFRSIKKKRDNLKDVIKYEDIVQYADSVITIYQMPKDEQLAYFGKHIEELQKAKEAAQKKEKERITDGFAAFSNSKGGKENKGKFYFYNITSLGYGQNDFKNRWGNRELTDDWRWSDKSVINTENVALQDATNAKDSLSVVSEDEKFSLDFYMDRLPTDVAVIDSLKTERNFANYQLGLIYKEKFNENLLAAAKLEDVLASNAEERLILPSKYNLYKIYEEVDSPLKETMKADIIANHADSRYAEILLNPQAVLADSSDSPEKRYESLFKQYKEQQYLQVITGAEENINRFTGDPIVPKFEMLKANAIGRLQGFEPFKEALNYVALTYPNNPEGKKAEQMIAEQLPKLEPKEFSPETDSKGTSNWKVVFPFKRSNTEQALKLIELLEQSIVDLRYKNIVSRDIYNLEDQFVVVHGFKSKDFALGYAELLKNNKDYLVADENFVVLSENYKIIQVHKNIIDYRNTLLTPKP, from the coding sequence ATGCTTTTTAATGCATGTTCTGTTAAGAAAGACAAGTTCGTAAACCGTAATTGGCATGCGCTCAATACCAAATACAATACTTTGTATAATGGTAACATTGCTTTTGAACAAGGTCGAGAAACTTTGAACGACACCTATCAAGATGACTACTTTGATATTTTGCCTATAGAACGTTTAGAGGTTAGTGGCGAAATTAAATTGGATTCTGAAGACAACAACCCTAATTTCCTTATTGCAGAAGAAAAAGCCACCAAGGCTATTCAACGCCATAGTATGGATATTAAGGATGAAGAGCGAAATCCTCAGATAGATGAGGCTTTTCTGCTACTAGGTAAAGCCCGTTATTTTGATGAGCGCTACATACCTGCCTTAGAATCTTTTAATTACATTTTAAATAAATATTCTGAAAGCGATAAATTAAACGAAGCAAGTATCTGGCGAGAAAAAGTAAACATTCGTTTAGAGAACGATGATTTGGCAATTAAGAACTTAAAACGCTTAATGAAATATGAGCGTTTAAAAGATCAAGAATATGCAGATGCAAGAGCAATGATGGCGCAAGCGTTTATTAATCTTAATGCACCAGATACGGCAGTTCAAAATCTTAAAATAGCATCTCACTACACTACAAAAAACCCTGAGAAAGGAAGGTACTACTATATAATAGGTCAGTTATATAATCAATTAGGCTTTAAAGACAGTGCTAATTATGCATTTGACAAGGTGATCGAATTAAATAGAAAGTCGCCACGTGTGTATATGATCAATGCTGAAATTGAAAAATTAAAGAATACAGAGGTTACTGCTGAAAACAAAGAAGAGGTACTGGAGTATTTGACCAAATTAGAACTGAACAGAGAGAATAGACCATTTTTAGATGGTATTTACAGACAATTGGCAGAGTTTCATTTAAAGCAAGAATCTGATAGTTTGGCATTGCTTTATTTCAATAAATCTTTACGTGCTTCGCAGAACAAGCCAAAATTGAATGCGCTTAACTATGAGAATTTAGCGGAATACAATTTTGATGAAAGCGTGTATAAACCGGCTGGTGCATATTATGATAGTGTATTGACCAACCTTAATGAGAACACCAAGAAATTTCGTTCTATTAAAAAGAAGCGCGACAATTTAAAAGACGTTATTAAATACGAAGACATTGTACAATATGCTGACAGCGTAATAACAATATATCAAATGCCTAAAGATGAGCAATTGGCTTATTTTGGAAAGCATATTGAAGAATTGCAGAAGGCAAAAGAAGCTGCACAGAAAAAAGAGAAAGAAAGAATTACCGATGGTTTTGCTGCATTTAGCAATAGTAAAGGTGGTAAAGAAAACAAAGGAAAATTCTATTTCTATAATATTACCAGTTTAGGTTACGGTCAAAACGATTTTAAGAATCGATGGGGCAATAGAGAATTAACAGATGATTGGCGTTGGTCAGACAAATCGGTAATCAATACTGAAAATGTCGCATTACAAGATGCAACAAATGCTAAAGATAGTTTAAGTGTTGTAAGTGAAGATGAGAAATTCTCATTAGATTTTTACATGGATCGTTTACCTACAGACGTTGCTGTTATAGACAGTTTAAAGACAGAGCGTAATTTCGCCAACTATCAATTAGGATTAATATATAAGGAGAAGTTCAACGAAAACCTTCTGGCAGCTGCCAAATTAGAAGATGTATTGGCGTCTAACGCTGAAGAACGATTGATTCTACCTTCAAAATATAATCTATATAAGATATACGAAGAAGTTGATAGTCCGTTGAAAGAGACTATGAAGGCAGATATAATTGCCAACCATGCCGACTCTAGATATGCTGAGATTCTATTGAATCCGCAAGCGGTATTAGCAGATAGTTCTGATAGTCCAGAGAAGCGCTATGAGAGTTTGTTTAAGCAATATAAAGAACAACAGTATTTACAAGTAATTACTGGGGCAGAGGAAAACATTAATAGATTTACTGGTGACCCAATTGTTCCTAAATTTGAGATGCTGAAGGCTAACGCAATCGGTAGACTTCAAGGTTTTGAACCTTTTAAAGAAGCATTGAATTATGTGGCATTGACGTATCCTAATAATCCGGAAGGTAAAAAAGCTGAGCAAATGATTGCAGAGCAGCTTCCTAAGTTAGAACCAAAAGAATTTTCTCCTGAGACAGATTCAAAAGGAACATCGAACTGGAAAGTAGTTTTTCCATTTAAAAGAAGTAATACTGAACAGGCTTTAAAGTTGATAGAATTGTTAGAGCAATCTATCGTAGACCTTAGGTATAAAAATATAGTTTCTAGAGATATTTATAATCTAGAAGATCAATTTGTAGTGGTGCACGGATTTAAATCTAAAGATTTTGCCCTAGGCTATGCCGAGCTGCTAAAAAATAATAAGGATTACCTCGTTGCTGATGAGAATTTTGTAGTTTTATCGGAGAACTATAAGATTATTCAAGTACACAAGAATATAATCGATTATAGAAATACGCTTTTAACCCCAAAACCGTGA
- a CDS encoding bactofilin family protein → MFSDRQKPRTMNEVGGQPNRIEKNTKIKGDIISEADFRIDGKLDGNVKTSGKVVIGKDGYIHGKVECVNADIEGSFNGELLVSDLLSLKSSAVIEGTVSVNKLAVEPGATFNASCTMGGGKGAAGLKSSNNGAAKAS, encoded by the coding sequence ATGTTTTCAGACAGACAAAAACCTAGAACTATGAATGAAGTAGGAGGTCAACCTAACAGAATAGAGAAGAATACCAAGATTAAAGGAGATATTATATCTGAAGCAGATTTTCGTATAGACGGTAAGCTAGATGGCAATGTAAAAACTTCAGGTAAAGTTGTTATCGGTAAGGATGGCTACATTCATGGTAAAGTAGAATGTGTAAATGCAGATATAGAAGGTAGCTTTAATGGCGAACTTTTAGTGTCTGACCTATTATCTTTAAAATCTTCAGCAGTAATAGAAGGTACCGTATCGGTAAATAAATTGGCTGTTGAGCCAGGTGCTACGTTTAACGCCTCATGTACTATGGGTGGCGGTAAAGGTGCTGCAGGTTTAAAATCTTCTAATAATGGAGCCGCAAAAGCCTCGTAA
- a CDS encoding AtpZ/AtpI family protein yields the protein MEPQKPRNDNSELLRNAASLSGVAIQMGVTIFLGNLLGEWLDQKFEKTFLEDTFTLLAVFLSIYLVIKKVMALNK from the coding sequence ATGGAGCCGCAAAAGCCTCGTAATGATAATTCTGAGCTTTTAAGAAATGCCGCAAGTTTATCTGGTGTTGCCATACAAATGGGTGTCACTATATTCTTAGGCAATCTTTTAGGGGAATGGTTAGATCAAAAATTTGAAAAAACGTTTTTAGAAGACACATTTACTTTACTTGCTGTATTTTTGTCAATCTATTTAGTCATAAAAAAAGTTATGGCGTTAAATAAATAA
- a CDS encoding DUF6168 family protein: protein MLKNIILYIVVFTVVGATSYFLQDLALSSAPTYFGPLLIKAYTFHFFFSLTLVVIFLIASKNNSFFEQLGFMYMGVLVFKIMVFAILFYPYLLGELIMPQIYRGALLIPVIIFLFLEVFFISKIMRKKRL from the coding sequence TTGCTAAAAAATATCATTTTATATATAGTCGTGTTCACTGTTGTGGGCGCGACTTCTTATTTTCTGCAAGATTTGGCGCTATCGAGTGCGCCGACTTATTTTGGTCCGCTTTTGATCAAAGCATACACTTTTCACTTCTTCTTTTCTTTGACATTGGTCGTCATATTCTTAATTGCCTCAAAAAACAATTCATTTTTTGAACAATTGGGTTTTATGTATATGGGTGTGCTGGTTTTTAAAATCATGGTCTTCGCTATTTTGTTTTACCCATACTTGTTAGGGGAACTGATTATGCCTCAAATATATAGGGGAGCGCTGCTTATACCGGTGATTATTTTTTTGTTTCTAGAAGTGTTTTTTATTTCCAAAATAATGCGCAAAAAAAGACTCTAA
- the atpB gene encoding F0F1 ATP synthase subunit A: protein MMQVSNTIKTLLQLLILCFSLQSFAISDTEPEGTVSTKEQVDEYILHHLKDSHDFHLFSYSNDAGERKHIGFPLPVILWSNNGLATFMSSEFHHDDNGQVVVEKNGSKFVKLHSKIYELDNGATSVSFDEEHHATNAHKVLDFSITKSVVGVLLVGLLMLLAFSSLAKQYGKKKIPTGFGRVLEPLVLYVRDEIARPNIGEKHYRKFTGYLLTVFFFIWILNLMGLTPFGFNVTGQIAVTACLAIFTLVIYTVSGNKDYWMHILWMPGVPVFVKPILAIIELAGAFIIKPFSLLVRLFANISAGHIVVMSLIAIMFTLKKSLGVVGATGLSLVLSFFITLIEVLVAFLQAYIFTALSALFIGMAVAEHDHEHEHDSHGHEVADAEDVRGDFI, encoded by the coding sequence ATGATGCAAGTTTCAAATACGATTAAAACCTTATTACAACTTCTAATACTTTGTTTTTCATTGCAAAGTTTCGCTATATCTGATACCGAACCAGAAGGAACAGTTAGTACTAAGGAACAGGTAGATGAGTATATTTTACATCACCTTAAAGATTCTCACGATTTTCATTTGTTCTCATATTCTAATGATGCAGGCGAAAGAAAGCACATTGGTTTTCCACTACCTGTAATTCTTTGGTCTAACAATGGTTTGGCAACTTTCATGTCATCAGAATTTCATCATGATGATAATGGGCAGGTTGTTGTTGAAAAAAACGGCTCTAAATTCGTTAAGCTTCACAGTAAAATATATGAGTTAGATAATGGCGCAACATCAGTTAGTTTTGATGAAGAGCATCATGCAACTAACGCTCATAAAGTATTAGACTTCTCTATTACCAAAAGTGTTGTTGGTGTGTTATTAGTAGGTTTACTAATGTTATTGGCCTTTTCATCATTGGCGAAACAATACGGAAAGAAAAAAATACCTACCGGTTTTGGTAGAGTGTTAGAGCCATTGGTACTTTATGTAAGAGACGAGATTGCTAGACCTAATATTGGCGAAAAGCATTACAGAAAATTTACAGGATATCTTTTAACAGTATTCTTCTTTATTTGGATACTAAACTTAATGGGACTTACGCCATTTGGATTTAATGTAACAGGTCAAATTGCAGTTACAGCTTGTTTGGCAATATTTACTTTGGTAATCTATACTGTTAGTGGAAATAAAGATTATTGGATGCACATTTTGTGGATGCCAGGTGTACCTGTTTTCGTGAAGCCTATTTTAGCTATTATAGAATTAGCTGGTGCATTTATCATTAAGCCTTTCTCTTTATTAGTTCGTTTGTTTGCGAATATATCTGCAGGGCATATTGTAGTAATGAGTTTAATTGCAATCATGTTTACACTTAAAAAGAGTTTAGGTGTTGTAGGTGCAACAGGCTTATCTTTGGTTTTATCATTTTTCATCACCCTTATTGAGGTGTTGGTTGCCTTTTTGCAGGCATATATTTTTACTGCGCTTTCAGCCTTGTTTATAGGTATGGCGGTTGCAGAACATGATCACGAGCATGAGCATGATTCTCATGGTCATGAAGTGGCAGATGCTGAAGATGTAAGAGGAGATTTTATTTAA
- the atpE gene encoding ATP synthase F0 subunit C: MVTYNLIGAGLIVIGAGLGLGQIGGKAMEGIARQPEAAGKIQTAMIIVAALLEGLAFGALFLGK, translated from the coding sequence ATGGTAACTTACAATTTAATTGGAGCAGGTTTAATCGTTATCGGAGCAGGTCTAGGTCTTGGTCAAATCGGTGGTAAAGCAATGGAAGGTATTGCTCGTCAACCAGAAGCGGCAGGAAAAATTCAAACTGCGATGATTATCGTAGCTGCACTTTTAGAAGGTTTAGCATTCGGTGCTTTGTTCTTAGGAAAATAA
- a CDS encoding F0F1 ATP synthase subunit B — protein sequence MEVLLNDFSPGLFVVQTILLLALIFLMVKFAWKPILNSLNEREAGIEEALAAADKARTDMQNLQADNEKMLQEARAEREGMLKEAREIKEKMISDSKEQAKLEGDKMLKQAQAAIESEKKAAVADIKSQVAELSVAIAEKVLKEDLSSNDKQLKLVDSMLSDIKLN from the coding sequence ATGGAAGTTTTATTGAACGATTTTTCACCAGGTTTGTTTGTTGTTCAAACAATATTATTATTAGCATTAATTTTCTTAATGGTAAAATTTGCTTGGAAACCAATTTTAAATTCGTTGAACGAAAGAGAAGCTGGTATAGAAGAAGCATTGGCTGCTGCTGATAAAGCACGTACAGATATGCAAAACTTACAAGCTGATAATGAGAAGATGCTTCAAGAAGCGCGTGCTGAACGTGAGGGGATGTTGAAAGAAGCTCGTGAAATCAAAGAGAAAATGATTTCTGACTCTAAAGAGCAAGCTAAGCTAGAAGGTGATAAAATGTTGAAGCAAGCACAAGCTGCAATCGAAAGTGAGAAAAAAGCTGCTGTTGCTGATATTAAAAGTCAAGTTGCAGAATTGTCTGTAGCTATAGCAGAAAAAGTATTGAAAGAAGATTTATCTAGCAATGACAAGCAATTGAAATTGGTTGATTCAATGTTGAGCGATATAAAACTTAACTAA
- the atpH gene encoding ATP synthase F1 subunit delta, whose translation MSESRAALRYAKAILDMAKENKALDAVEKDMRSIAATISGSKELRDVLASPVVSGTMKKNALLEIFKGSHSITEGAINMLVDNKRLGMLNEVALKYIIINEQLKGKDVAYVTTAVPLDAAMEKKILKKVAALTGNEVTIESKVDESIIGGFILRVGDLQYDASVSNKLNNLKREFSNSL comes from the coding sequence ATGAGCGAATCTAGAGCTGCATTACGTTACGCAAAGGCAATATTGGATATGGCCAAGGAAAACAAAGCCTTGGATGCTGTTGAGAAAGATATGCGTTCAATCGCCGCTACTATTTCAGGTAGTAAAGAACTTAGAGATGTGCTGGCTAGTCCGGTTGTTTCTGGTACTATGAAAAAGAATGCCTTACTTGAAATTTTTAAGGGCAGTCATTCTATTACAGAAGGTGCTATTAATATGTTGGTAGACAACAAACGTTTAGGAATGCTAAACGAAGTTGCCTTAAAATACATTATTATCAATGAGCAATTAAAGGGTAAAGATGTAGCTTATGTTACAACTGCTGTGCCATTAGATGCTGCAATGGAGAAAAAAATATTAAAGAAAGTTGCTGCACTTACCGGTAATGAGGTTACCATTGAAAGTAAAGTTGACGAAAGTATAATTGGAGGTTTCATCTTAAGGGTAGGAGATTTACAGTATGATGCTAGCGTAAGCAACAAGCTTAATAATTTAAAAAGAGAATTTTCAAATAGTCTATAA
- the atpA gene encoding F0F1 ATP synthase subunit alpha yields the protein MAGVKAAEVSAILKKQLSGFDATATLDEVGTVLTVGDGIARIYGLANAQYGELVEFEGGLEGIVLNLEEDNVGVVLLGPSKSVGEGDTVKRTQRIASVKVGEGIVGRVVDTLGNPIDGKGPIAGDTYEMPLERKAPGVIYREPVTEPMQSGIKAIDAMIPVGRGQRELVIGDRQTGKTTVCIDTILNQKEFYDAGEPVYCIYVAIGQKASTVAGIAQVLEDKGAMAYTTIVAANASDPAPMQVYAPFTGASIGEYFRDTGRPALIIYDDLSKQAVAYREVSLLLRRPPGREAYPGDVFYLHSRLLERAAKVINDDDIAKEMNDLPEVLKPMVKGGGSLTALPIIETQAGDVSAYIPTNVISITDGQIFLEQDLFNQGVRPAINVGISVSRVGGNAQIKSMKKVAGTLKLDQAQFRELEAFAKFGSDLDAATLNVIEKGRRNVEILKQAQNDPYTVEDQVAIIYAGSKNLLRDVPVEKVKEFERDYLEFLNAKHRGVLDTLKAGKLTDEVTDTLTSVCKELSAKYKN from the coding sequence ATGGCAGGAGTAAAAGCCGCTGAAGTATCAGCAATTTTAAAGAAACAATTATCAGGATTTGATGCTACCGCTACTTTAGACGAAGTAGGTACTGTATTAACGGTAGGTGATGGTATCGCAAGAATCTACGGATTAGCTAATGCTCAATACGGAGAGTTAGTTGAGTTCGAAGGTGGACTTGAAGGTATCGTTTTGAACCTTGAAGAAGACAACGTTGGTGTGGTTCTTTTAGGACCTTCTAAATCTGTTGGTGAAGGAGATACGGTAAAACGTACGCAACGAATTGCTTCTGTAAAAGTTGGTGAAGGAATTGTTGGTCGTGTTGTTGATACTTTAGGTAACCCTATCGATGGTAAAGGACCTATTGCTGGTGATACTTATGAGATGCCATTAGAGCGTAAAGCTCCAGGGGTAATCTACAGAGAGCCTGTAACTGAGCCAATGCAATCTGGTATTAAAGCAATTGATGCTATGATCCCAGTTGGTAGAGGTCAAAGAGAACTTGTTATTGGTGACCGTCAAACTGGTAAGACTACAGTTTGTATCGATACCATTCTAAACCAAAAAGAATTTTATGATGCTGGTGAGCCTGTTTACTGTATCTATGTTGCCATAGGTCAGAAAGCATCTACTGTTGCCGGTATTGCACAAGTATTGGAAGATAAAGGAGCAATGGCATATACTACTATTGTAGCTGCTAATGCATCTGATCCAGCACCAATGCAGGTATATGCACCATTTACTGGGGCATCTATTGGAGAGTATTTCCGTGATACAGGTCGTCCTGCATTAATTATATATGATGATTTATCAAAACAAGCGGTAGCTTACCGTGAGGTTTCTCTTTTGTTAAGAAGACCACCAGGACGTGAAGCGTATCCAGGTGATGTTTTCTACCTACACTCTAGATTATTAGAGCGTGCAGCAAAAGTTATCAATGATGATGATATTGCAAAAGAAATGAATGATTTGCCAGAGGTATTAAAGCCAATGGTAAAAGGTGGTGGTTCTTTAACGGCTTTGCCAATTATTGAAACACAAGCAGGTGATGTTTCTGCTTATATCCCAACGAACGTAATTTCTATTACTGACGGACAGATATTCTTAGAGCAAGATTTATTCAACCAAGGTGTAAGGCCAGCAATTAACGTAGGTATTTCTGTATCTCGTGTTGGTGGTAACGCTCAGATTAAATCAATGAAGAAAGTTGCAGGTACTTTGAAACTAGATCAAGCACAGTTCCGTGAATTGGAAGCTTTTGCTAAGTTTGGTTCAGATTTAGATGCAGCTACGTTGAACGTTATTGAAAAAGGGCGTAGAAACGTTGAAATATTAAAACAAGCACAAAACGATCCTTATACTGTTGAAGATCAGGTTGCAATTATCTACGCAGGTTCTAAGAACTTGTTAAGAGATGTACCTGTAGAGAAAGTAAAAGAATTTGAACGTGATTACTTAGAGTTTTTGAACGCTAAGCACAGAGGTGTTCTTGATACATTGAAGGCAGGTAAATTAACCGATGAGGTTACTGATACATTGACTTCTGTATGTAAAGAGCTTTCTGCGAAATATAAGAACTAA